The Amycolatopsis coloradensis sequence AGATGTTGAGTTCGCCGTGGAATCCGGCCTCGACGAGCGGCCGTGTGCCGAACGTGCCCATCGCGCCGCCCTCTTCACCGGATACGGCCTGGATGAGCACACCGGCGTCCCTGCCCACCGCCGGATCCGCCGCGACGGCGGCCCGGACCCCGGCCAGCAGCGCCACCGCGGGCCCCTTGGCGTCGATCGCGCCACGGCCGGTGAACCGGACCCCGTCGAAACCCGCCGGTTCGAACGGCGCCACGGTGTCGAGGTGGACGTTGAACATCACGGCGGGTGTGGCCGGTCCGAGCCGGAGGACCAGGCTCGGCTGACAGGCGAGGAATTCCGGTCCGGCTTCGCGGACCGCGACCGGGACACCGGGCCGGTCCAGCACCGAGGGTTCCGGGCTGCCGAGGTACAGCGTCTCGAAACCGATCCCGGCCGCCGCGTCGGCGTAGTCCCGCATCGCCTCCCAGAGGCGGATTTCGCCGGACGTTTCGAGCGGACCGGCCGTCGGCAGGGCGAGCAGCCGTAGCAGCAGATCCCGGTCCTCGCGGATCACCGGAACAGCCCGGCCATCGCCCGGCCCGCGGCGACGAACGTGGCCGCGGCGTCCCTGGCGAGCACACCCGGCTCGTGGGGTTTGATCGCGAGATGCGGCTCCAGCGACCACGCGCCGCTGTATCCGTTGGCCTGTAGAAACTTCACACAGTCCGCCACGCGTGCTTCGCCCTCGCCGGGGACGGTGAAGCCGTGCTCGTCCGCGTCCTTGACGTGCACGTGCTCGACATGGTCGGCGATATCGGCGAGCAGGTCGAATCCATCGTAGCCGTGGGCCACGCCGTTTCCGGTGTCGAACAACAACTTCAGTGCCGGGCTCGCGACCTCGTCCAGCAGTTCGAGTATCCGCTCGGCACTCGTGCCCGCCCAGCCCGAGCAGTTCTCGTGCAGCAGCGTCACGCCGTGGTGTTCGGCGCGTTCGGCGAGAACGGTGATCCTCGCGATGGCCCGGCGACGCCAGTCGTGCTCACTCAGGCCGTCATCGGGATACGACATGATCCGGAGGTAGCGGGTGCCGATCGACCGGGCTCGCCTGGCGAGGACGTCCAGTTCCGTGAGGTCGTGCCGGAACTCGCCGGTGATCGGCCTGCCCCAGCCACCGATCCGGGACGCCAGGCAGACCACGCTCATCGCCTTGTCCGCCAGCGTCGTCGCGACCTCGTCGAACCGCTCGTCGGTGAGGTCGGCGACGGGGATCCGATCGAGGGTGCGCAGCTCCATCATCCGCCAGCCCAGTGCGTCGAGCGCCGCGATCTGGCCGCCGAGGTCGTCGGCCGCCTCATCGGTGATGCCGGCGAACACCGGATCAGTCGGCATGGGCCGCCACCGCGTCGGGTTCGGGGCGCGAGACCGGTTCCGCGCAGATGTTCTTGGCCACCGACAGCAGTTGCACCACCTCGGTGGCGAAGGTGAACCCCTGCGTCTGCTCCTTGTCCACCAGGAACTTCCGGTAGGCCACGGACATCCACTCCGTCATGGCGTCGTCGCGCAGCACGACGTGCTCGGACCGGCCGCTCGACCGCAGGGTCAGCTGCGAATGGTGGTCGTCGCCGCTCACCGCGAAATGCCCGACCGCGGTACCCGTTTCGAAGTCGACGGTGACCCGCCGCTCGCGTACCGGTGAGGTGAGATCCGAACGAATCTCCGTGTGGATCCCCGAATTGTGCCGGAGACCGACGGTGGCCCCGCCCATCCGGGGGCCGACGTTCCCGTCGACCTCGAGATCGGTCCCGGACGCGTGGGTGACCCGCGCGGCGCCCGCGAGCCGCAGCGCGAGCGCGACTCCGTGCGGCAGCTCGACGTCGAAGGCGGTCGGATGTCCCGGCGTCACGAGCGACCGGCGGAAGCGCGGTTTGTTCTGCACGATGCCGATGGACTTCGGAGCGCCGAAGCGGCCGCTGCGGATCAGCTCGACCAACCGCGCGGTGAGCGTGCTGGCGAGCCAGGGCTCGACGACCTCGATATGCAGTTTGTATTTGCGGCGCAGGCGGATGATCCGCGCGAGGTCGTCGATGTCGGCGGCGAGCGGCTTCTCGACGATCACCTTGCGGAAGCCCAGCGTGGCCAGTTCGGAGAGCACGGTGAGACGTTCGGTCGGCGGTGTGCAGACGTGCGCGACGGTGCGGGAGGGGTCGAGCCCGGCGGCCGCGGCCTCGATGGTCGGCACGACCTCGAGACCTGCCCGTGCGGCGACGTTCGGTCGCGGTTCGCACGCCGTGACGGGAGCGTCGTCGAAGAGCTGCGGGGTTCGGGTACGGAGTTTGGCCAAGACCGGCAGATGCAGACCCGCGCCTGCCCGGCCGAGTCCCACAATGAGTGAACGCACTGGTGAGCCTGCTCCTCGGAGTTTCCATTCGGAATACATCGCAAAACTGACATCCGCGATGATCGAGTGTCAATACTCTCCGCGTGAGTTGACCAGGAAGTGCGAACCTGCCGAGTGGCCGGTTTTCCTGACCTACGCTCGGGAACGGGTCTCAACGCCACCGGAGGTGGGTACGCTGTCGGTGTCATTTTTCAACCAATCGAGCACATTCGAGCGAACGTGGCCCAGTGCCAGACGACATATTCTCGACGTCATCGAAAATGGCAAGTATTCGCACGGCCGCAAGGTGGCCGAGCTGGAATCCGCGCTGGCCGGCTACACCGGCGCGAAGTTTGTCATCGGGGTCAACAGTGGCACGGA is a genomic window containing:
- a CDS encoding sugar phosphate isomerase/epimerase family protein, with the protein product MPTDPVFAGITDEAADDLGGQIAALDALGWRMMELRTLDRIPVADLTDERFDEVATTLADKAMSVVCLASRIGGWGRPITGEFRHDLTELDVLARRARSIGTRYLRIMSYPDDGLSEHDWRRRAIARITVLAERAEHHGVTLLHENCSGWAGTSAERILELLDEVASPALKLLFDTGNGVAHGYDGFDLLADIADHVEHVHVKDADEHGFTVPGEGEARVADCVKFLQANGYSGAWSLEPHLAIKPHEPGVLARDAAATFVAAGRAMAGLFR
- a CDS encoding Gfo/Idh/MocA family oxidoreductase; this encodes MRSLIVGLGRAGAGLHLPVLAKLRTRTPQLFDDAPVTACEPRPNVAARAGLEVVPTIEAAAAGLDPSRTVAHVCTPPTERLTVLSELATLGFRKVIVEKPLAADIDDLARIIRLRRKYKLHIEVVEPWLASTLTARLVELIRSGRFGAPKSIGIVQNKPRFRRSLVTPGHPTAFDVELPHGVALALRLAGAARVTHASGTDLEVDGNVGPRMGGATVGLRHNSGIHTEIRSDLTSPVRERRVTVDFETGTAVGHFAVSGDDHHSQLTLRSSGRSEHVVLRDDAMTEWMSVAYRKFLVDKEQTQGFTFATEVVQLLSVAKNICAEPVSRPEPDAVAAHAD